The following coding sequences are from one Candidatus Nitrosopumilus sp. SW window:
- a CDS encoding GDP-mannose dehydrogenase translates to MSDIVLGMGEVGETLFGLLDERNFDCIGIDIESAKCKNYSQNDTIENPEYLHVCLPGELTDFVEITISWIPKLKGLKAIVIHSTVRPGTTKNIQEKSNVPVLFSPVRGVHRRFLDDIKKYTKFIASDDNEINPEIKSDLEKRFQKVDWMSTTKTGELAKILVDTSYYGWLINYAQITKMICEKEGIDFDEMWKFADEIHENLGNRPKMYPGVIGGHCVIPNLSLIEYENLDVIKKINEMYEKFKK, encoded by the coding sequence ATGTCAGATATAGTATTAGGCATGGGAGAAGTGGGGGAAACTCTATTTGGGTTACTGGATGAAAGAAATTTTGATTGTATTGGTATTGATATAGAATCTGCAAAATGTAAAAATTATTCACAAAATGATACAATTGAAAATCCAGAATATCTTCATGTTTGCTTACCAGGAGAATTAACAGATTTTGTAGAAATCACTATAAGTTGGATTCCAAAGTTAAAGGGTCTAAAAGCAATAGTTATCCATTCTACCGTAAGACCAGGAACTACAAAAAATATTCAAGAAAAATCCAATGTCCCAGTTTTATTTTCACCAGTTCGTGGCGTTCATAGAAGATTCTTAGATGACATCAAAAAATATACAAAATTCATTGCTTCAGATGATAATGAAATCAATCCTGAAATTAAGTCGGATTTAGAAAAGAGATTTCAAAAAGTTGATTGGATGTCAACTACAAAAACAGGTGAGCTTGCAAAGATTTTAGTTGACACATCATATTATGGATGGCTTATCAATTATGCACAAATAACAAAGATGATTTGTGAAAAAGAAGGCATAGATTTTGATGAAATGTGGAAATTTGCAGATGAGATACATGAAAACTTAGGAAACAGACCAAAAATGTATCCAGGGGTTATTGGAGGTCATTGTGTGATACCAAATTTGAGTTTAATTGAATATGAAAATCTAGATGTGATTAAAAAAATTAATGAAATGTACGAGAAATTTAAAAAATAA
- a CDS encoding U6 snRNA-associated Sm-like protein LSm6, with protein MSQSNSAKRPLTTLQKSTKKKVTVRLKNEVEYKGKMDNVDSYMNLIMTDAEELHEGKTIANYGRVIVRGNNVLFIKLENEL; from the coding sequence GTGTCTCAATCAAATAGCGCAAAAAGACCTCTAACAACTCTTCAAAAAAGCACAAAGAAGAAAGTTACTGTAAGACTGAAAAATGAAGTCGAATACAAAGGTAAAATGGATAATGTTGATTCATACATGAATTTGATAATGACAGATGCTGAAGAACTACATGAAGGCAAAACTATCGCAAACTATGGCAGAGTTATCGTAAGAGGTAACAATGTATTATTCATCAAACTAGAAAATGAACTCTAG
- a CDS encoding cobalt-precorrin-5B (C(1))-methyltransferase produces MNTPVVAEEKKLRTGYTTGSSATAASKAALLSIIKQQNIEEVGITLPKKSTIKIPVNSCKFEKNKAKCSVIKDGGDDPDVTHGAEIIVEVTLNDNKNQIEIDGGEGVGIVTKPGLGLEINKPAINPVPKKMITENLQEIGENILKEKGIRVVISVPKGKELGPKTDNPRLGIKDGISILGTSGIVIPFSTASYAASIRQNLDVSIAMGNDTVVLTTGGRSEDFAKKIIDLPEHCFVQMGDFSGYTIQQCGKKNIKKAYVVGFIGKLAKMAAGVKQTHVKGSKVDMNFLAELAKKVNADEKIIDIIKKANTARHVSEIIQENNIEGFFELICAEVYRHMRKHSEEKVPIDVILFDFEGNILAREPRG; encoded by the coding sequence ATGAATACACCAGTTGTGGCAGAAGAAAAAAAGCTAAGAACAGGGTATACAACAGGAAGTTCTGCTACTGCAGCATCGAAAGCAGCATTGTTATCAATTATCAAACAACAAAATATTGAAGAAGTTGGAATTACCTTACCTAAAAAATCTACAATTAAGATTCCCGTTAATTCATGTAAATTTGAAAAAAATAAGGCAAAATGTTCTGTGATAAAGGATGGAGGAGATGATCCAGATGTCACACATGGTGCTGAAATCATAGTTGAAGTAACACTCAATGATAACAAAAATCAAATTGAAATCGATGGTGGAGAAGGAGTAGGCATAGTAACTAAACCAGGTTTAGGTTTAGAAATCAACAAACCGGCTATTAACCCAGTTCCAAAAAAAATGATTACAGAAAATCTTCAAGAAATAGGAGAAAACATCCTAAAAGAAAAAGGAATTAGAGTTGTAATATCAGTTCCAAAAGGTAAAGAATTAGGACCAAAAACAGACAATCCTAGATTAGGTATCAAAGATGGAATTTCGATTTTAGGTACAAGTGGTATAGTAATTCCATTTTCAACTGCATCATATGCTGCATCAATTAGACAAAATTTGGATGTTTCAATTGCTATGGGAAATGATACAGTAGTGTTAACAACTGGAGGACGAAGTGAAGATTTTGCAAAAAAGATCATAGATCTACCAGAACATTGTTTTGTACAGATGGGAGACTTTTCTGGATATACAATTCAACAATGTGGTAAAAAGAATATCAAAAAAGCATATGTTGTTGGATTTATTGGAAAACTTGCAAAGATGGCAGCAGGAGTTAAACAAACTCATGTCAAAGGTTCAAAAGTGGATATGAATTTTCTAGCAGAATTAGCAAAAAAAGTCAATGCAGATGAAAAAATTATTGATATTATTAAAAAAGCAAATACAGCAAGACATGTATCAGAAATTATTCAAGAAAATAACATAGAGGGATTTTTTGAATTAATATGTGCTGAAGTGTATAGGCATATGAGAAAACACAGTGAAGAAAAAGTTCCAATCGATGTAATATTGTTTGATTTTGAAGGAAATATCTTGGCAAGAGAACCAAGAGGGTAA
- a CDS encoding ABC transporter ATP-binding protein: MSCIEVRHLSKSYGSIKAVDDIVLSVKPGQVFGFLGPNGAGKSTTIKLLTTLIPPSNGSLTILGIDAIKNPLDVRHKIGVVLQQPSYEPTLSVEKSLDKYGMMWNVTKSERKKRMEQLLKDFDLVEIRKKRNEDLSIGQRRRVQVAREFMHDMDLLFLDEPTVGLDPTARRKLLDYLKNKVNTGLTIFYTTHILTEAEYLCDEIAIIDKGKIVTVDSPEALKSKFGKEKTIKIHLLEKNSKISNLLNGIDDCKINFESGTNIVIHSEQSELVLLKVLKILNDNNIEIEDLSAVPTNLEEIFLKMVRENASNN, from the coding sequence ATGTCTTGTATTGAGGTTCGCCATTTATCAAAATCATATGGTTCAATCAAAGCAGTAGATGATATTGTTTTATCCGTAAAACCTGGCCAGGTTTTTGGATTTTTAGGCCCAAATGGAGCAGGAAAATCAACTACTATCAAATTACTTACCACTCTCATTCCTCCTTCAAATGGTTCTCTGACAATATTGGGGATTGATGCAATCAAAAACCCATTAGATGTACGTCACAAAATTGGGGTAGTTTTACAACAGCCAAGCTATGAACCTACTTTGTCAGTTGAAAAATCACTTGACAAGTACGGGATGATGTGGAATGTTACAAAAAGTGAACGCAAAAAAAGAATGGAGCAACTTTTGAAAGATTTTGATCTAGTTGAAATTAGAAAAAAAAGAAATGAAGATCTTTCTATTGGTCAACGAAGAAGAGTACAAGTTGCACGAGAATTCATGCATGATATGGACTTGCTATTTTTAGATGAACCTACAGTAGGATTAGATCCTACTGCTCGAAGAAAACTGTTAGATTATTTAAAAAATAAAGTCAATACAGGTTTGACAATTTTTTACACCACTCACATTTTAACAGAAGCTGAATATCTTTGTGATGAGATTGCAATTATTGATAAAGGGAAAATTGTTACTGTTGATTCCCCTGAAGCATTAAAAAGTAAATTTGGAAAAGAAAAAACTATTAAAATTCATTTATTAGAAAAAAATTCTAAAATTTCTAATTTACTCAATGGAATTGATGATTGTAAAATAAATTTTGAATCTGGTACAAATATTGTTATTCATTCTGAACAATCTGAATTAGTTTTGTTAAAAGTTTTGAAAATATTAAATGATAATAATATTGAGATAGAAGATTTATCTGCTGTTCCTACGAATCTTGAAGAAATATTCTTAAAAATGGTGAGAGAAAATGCATCCAATAATTAG
- a CDS encoding ATPase domain-containing protein translates to MISTGLQKLDKSLSGGIPDGIIVDIFGKNGTGKTQLLLQLTINSIKNGGHVLYFDTTGGFRPERILDIQKTSEPQFNFLNKITVSRLTNTSEQINSIKNIDKNFSLIVIDNVTDLFSYEYQKNEAVFEKNSLFMKYMHDLSNFAISNKIPVVITNMIRNLDGKEIENMKSAIDPFTHIKIHLTKNSSKFNGKIYSPFVENSFSYTINKSGLSCVPEDI, encoded by the coding sequence ATGATCTCAACTGGATTACAAAAATTAGATAAATCTCTATCTGGAGGAATTCCAGATGGAATAATTGTAGATATTTTTGGAAAAAATGGAACGGGAAAAACCCAACTATTATTACAATTGACAATAAATTCTATCAAAAATGGGGGCCATGTCCTGTATTTTGATACAACAGGGGGTTTTAGACCTGAAAGAATATTGGATATCCAAAAAACATCTGAACCTCAATTTAATTTTCTTAACAAAATTACTGTTTCCAGATTAACTAACACCTCTGAACAAATTAACTCAATAAAAAATATTGACAAAAATTTCTCATTAATTGTAATTGATAATGTAACTGATTTGTTTTCGTATGAATATCAAAAAAATGAAGCTGTTTTTGAAAAAAATTCTTTGTTTATGAAATATATGCATGATTTGTCTAATTTTGCAATATCTAACAAAATCCCTGTCGTCATCACTAATATGATAAGAAATTTGGATGGAAAAGAAATTGAAAATATGAAAAGTGCAATCGATCCATTTACTCATATCAAAATACATCTTACAAAAAATTCCTCAAAATTCAATGGAAAAATCTATTCACCTTTTGTAGAAAATTCATTTTCATATACAATTAACAAATCAGGATTATCATGTGTTCCTGAAGATATTTAA
- a CDS encoding ABC transporter permease — protein MHPIIRLVNRNITISLNPGFLIWQVIFPLIYIFVAGFAYAPLIQHVPFGTKELDYPAFLASGMIGFNIMNSTLVSGIIIWNDRRHGMFEQIMSGPFTRSHYILSNICTIGIIGLVSASLIALVGYPVFFESVEFSIVTIPVIIFGAITGSVLFGSLASIISTRLRSSEGFNVIINTVFLFFAFVSSAFYPAENVPEPLRTAFYLNPLTYLVDVIRAGIFGTITEFVIIEMFVLVGIASILFVIASKLLTKLDF, from the coding sequence ATGCATCCAATAATTAGACTTGTAAATAGAAACATTACCATTTCTTTGAATCCGGGATTCTTAATTTGGCAAGTAATTTTTCCTCTGATCTATATTTTTGTTGCAGGTTTTGCTTATGCTCCATTAATTCAACATGTACCTTTTGGTACAAAGGAACTTGATTATCCTGCATTTCTAGCATCTGGTATGATTGGATTTAACATAATGAACAGTACGCTTGTCTCAGGAATCATAATTTGGAATGATAGAAGACATGGGATGTTTGAACAAATAATGTCTGGTCCATTTACAAGAAGTCATTACATTCTTAGTAATATTTGCACTATAGGAATAATTGGTTTAGTTAGTGCTTCTTTGATCGCTTTGGTAGGCTATCCTGTCTTTTTTGAGTCTGTAGAATTTTCAATAGTTACAATCCCTGTGATTATTTTTGGTGCCATTACTGGCTCTGTTTTATTTGGTTCACTAGCATCTATAATTTCAACTAGATTACGCTCTAGTGAAGGATTCAATGTAATAATTAACACTGTTTTTCTATTTTTTGCATTTGTTAGTTCAGCATTTTATCCTGCAGAAAACGTCCCTGAACCATTACGTACTGCGTTTTATCTAAATCCGTTAACTTATCTGGTTGATGTAATTAGAGCAGGAATTTTTGGAACTATTACTGAGTTTGTAATTATTGAAATGTTTGTACTTGTTGGAATTGCTTCAATACTATTTGTTATTGCATCAAAACTTCTAACTAAATTAGATTTTTAG
- a CDS encoding single-stranded DNA-binding protein — translation MSEFDSLIEKLIEQKPELTREIIEEQIKLKKEKIGAGYLTDQGALFLIASDYGVTLSGPLKVEMSLKDLYAGAKEISLETRVLNLSPAKQFSRKDGSPFYLRTMTVYDDVNSTASVKLWDEKANLPGIENLKPGDLIKIIKAYVKSDLDGSPTINIGSGSNLETTDSASEIPTIDTITKDVSELQEGQKDLVVLGEIDGVISSMEFTNSRGMPGKALRMRLKGKDGSGMRVVLWGKDESSIPNMISQSAKVRLLGVKVKSGNQGLEIHGNDATIIEIEGGKEAEPVIARVLSISPTENGRNMILAVDNKKNLYNISDSSNSTSICVEGDIIECMPSKVYGNSITLDENSFVRKLENDENIPSLSQIRTKINDVKVDGNYCIEAIILKVPERREVQTKTGESIALSEMFVEDDTGQIWVKGWRNQARLIDKCELGEIVSITGLNAKAGLEGRIEMFLTAFSKITKKN, via the coding sequence TTGTCTGAATTTGATAGTCTAATTGAAAAATTAATTGAACAAAAACCAGAACTAACTAGAGAAATCATTGAGGAGCAAATAAAACTAAAAAAAGAAAAAATTGGTGCAGGATATCTAACTGATCAAGGGGCATTATTCTTAATTGCATCAGATTATGGGGTAACATTATCAGGACCACTAAAAGTTGAAATGAGTCTAAAAGATCTCTATGCAGGAGCAAAAGAAATTTCATTAGAAACTAGAGTTTTGAATTTATCCCCTGCAAAACAATTTTCAAGAAAAGATGGTTCTCCATTTTATCTTAGAACAATGACAGTGTATGATGATGTAAACTCTACAGCAAGTGTAAAATTATGGGATGAAAAAGCAAACCTTCCAGGAATTGAAAATCTAAAACCAGGAGATTTGATTAAAATCATCAAGGCTTATGTTAAATCAGATCTTGATGGTTCACCAACAATCAATATCGGTTCAGGTTCTAATTTGGAAACTACTGATTCAGCAAGCGAGATTCCAACCATTGACACAATTACAAAAGATGTAAGTGAATTACAAGAAGGTCAAAAAGACCTGGTTGTTTTAGGAGAAATTGATGGTGTTATTAGCAGTATGGAATTTACAAACTCTAGAGGCATGCCTGGAAAAGCATTGAGAATGAGGCTAAAAGGCAAAGACGGAAGTGGAATGAGAGTGGTTCTATGGGGAAAAGATGAATCATCAATTCCAAATATGATCTCACAGTCAGCTAAAGTAAGATTACTTGGTGTCAAAGTCAAATCAGGAAATCAAGGATTAGAAATTCATGGAAATGATGCGACAATTATCGAGATTGAAGGCGGAAAAGAAGCAGAACCAGTAATTGCAAGAGTTCTATCAATATCACCAACAGAAAATGGAAGAAACATGATTTTAGCTGTAGATAACAAAAAAAATCTATACAACATTAGTGACTCATCAAACTCAACTAGCATTTGTGTAGAAGGAGATATCATAGAATGTATGCCATCAAAAGTTTACGGAAATTCAATTACGCTTGATGAAAATTCCTTTGTAAGGAAACTAGAAAATGATGAGAATATTCCTTCATTATCTCAAATTAGAACAAAAATCAATGATGTTAAAGTTGATGGAAATTACTGCATAGAAGCAATAATTTTAAAAGTTCCAGAACGACGTGAAGTTCAAACAAAAACTGGCGAATCAATTGCACTTTCAGAAATGTTTGTCGAAGATGATACTGGACAAATTTGGGTAAAAGGATGGAGAAATCAAGCTAGATTAATTGACAAATGTGAATTAGGAGAAATTGTTTCAATCACAGGTCTCAATGCAAAAGCTGGATTAGAAGGAAGGATAGAGATGTTCTTAACAGCATTTTCTAAAATTACAAAAAAGAATTAA
- the metK gene encoding methionine adenosyltransferase, whose protein sequence is MTNNFLFTSESVTEGHPDKICDNISDAFLDEFLKQDPESRVAVETMVTTDFVAVAGEVTSKANFDKKAQEELVRKTIREIGYDNKDLMFDTESCEVTLRLHSQSPDISQGVTATEEKEQGAGDQGLMFGYATNETEELMPMPILLSQKLAQKLSEVRKNNTLPWARPDGKTQVSVRYEDDKPTKIETVVVSTQHAPEISQEEISKEVIDKVIKPVLGNLWNDDIKIHINPTGKFVIGGPHGDAGLTGRKIIVDTYGGFGRHGGGAFSGKDPSKVDRSACYMCRYIAKNLVAAGLADRCEVQLAYAIGVAEPVSLYVNTFGTNKIPENQIEDLVRKNFDMKPSGIISQLDLKRPIYKKTASYGHFGRNEPEFGWEKTNKVDVLKQGAGL, encoded by the coding sequence ATGACAAATAATTTTCTATTTACGTCTGAATCAGTAACAGAAGGACATCCAGACAAAATTTGTGATAATATTTCTGATGCGTTTTTAGATGAATTTCTTAAGCAAGATCCAGAATCAAGAGTTGCAGTTGAAACAATGGTTACTACAGATTTTGTTGCGGTTGCAGGAGAAGTAACATCTAAAGCAAATTTTGATAAAAAAGCTCAAGAAGAACTTGTCAGAAAAACCATACGAGAAATTGGATATGATAATAAAGATTTGATGTTCGATACAGAATCTTGTGAAGTGACTTTACGTCTTCATTCACAAAGTCCAGATATCAGTCAAGGGGTTACAGCTACTGAAGAAAAGGAACAAGGTGCAGGAGATCAAGGATTGATGTTTGGGTATGCTACAAATGAAACAGAAGAACTTATGCCAATGCCCATATTGCTCTCACAAAAACTTGCACAAAAATTATCCGAAGTAAGAAAAAATAATACACTACCATGGGCAAGACCAGATGGAAAAACTCAAGTTTCTGTAAGATATGAAGATGACAAACCAACTAAAATTGAAACAGTAGTTGTTTCCACTCAACATGCACCAGAAATTTCCCAAGAAGAGATTTCAAAAGAAGTTATTGATAAGGTGATTAAACCAGTATTAGGAAATCTATGGAATGATGATATCAAAATTCACATCAATCCAACTGGAAAATTTGTAATTGGAGGACCACATGGAGATGCAGGTCTTACTGGAAGAAAGATTATTGTGGATACTTATGGGGGATTTGGAAGACATGGAGGAGGAGCTTTCTCTGGTAAAGATCCGTCAAAAGTTGACAGATCAGCTTGTTACATGTGTAGGTATATTGCAAAAAATTTGGTTGCAGCAGGTCTTGCAGATAGATGTGAAGTTCAACTTGCATACGCAATTGGAGTTGCAGAACCAGTATCATTATACGTCAACACATTTGGAACAAACAAGATTCCTGAAAATCAAATCGAAGATTTAGTTAGAAAGAATTTTGATATGAAACCATCTGGAATTATTTCACAATTAGACTTGAAAAGGCCAATTTACAAAAAAACAGCATCATATGGTCATTTTGGAAGAAACGAGCCAGAGTTTGGTTGGGAAAAAACAAACAAAGTTGATGTGCTAAAGCAAGGCGCCGGTCTTTAA
- a CDS encoding NAD-dependent epimerase/dehydratase family protein, producing MDKPLQIVITGANGFVAKNLRKYLSEKNIHLISISRKNFKSFKNETKIVSKNYDQKSLLPKIKKSDALIHLIGIGKQSVNTDYESINFQLTRKIVSLSKKAKIKKFVYASGLGVSSDTCVGYFISKYKSEKSIINSKIDYTIFRPSYIVGKDDLFTKYLKKSIKKDEIIIPGSGKYSIQPISINDVTKIIFQSIVDKKFKNKIIDLVGPEIISFEKYIQLFLQKKKIKLCYVDIEKAYNLAITDSKFDYGVDDLNILVGNFVGDHEKLRNLSKINFQSVKELLKTGALL from the coding sequence ATGGATAAACCTCTTCAAATAGTGATTACTGGTGCTAATGGGTTTGTGGCAAAAAATCTTAGAAAGTATTTGTCTGAAAAAAACATTCATCTTATTTCAATATCTAGAAAAAATTTTAAATCCTTCAAAAATGAAACAAAAATTGTCTCTAAAAACTATGATCAAAAATCACTTCTTCCCAAAATAAAAAAATCTGATGCTTTAATTCATCTTATAGGAATTGGGAAGCAATCTGTAAACACTGATTATGAATCAATTAATTTTCAACTGACACGAAAAATTGTTAGCTTATCTAAAAAAGCAAAAATCAAAAAATTTGTTTATGCAAGTGGATTAGGTGTATCTTCTGATACCTGTGTTGGATATTTTATATCAAAATACAAGTCTGAAAAATCTATTATTAATTCAAAAATTGATTATACAATTTTTCGACCTTCATATATTGTAGGCAAAGATGATCTTTTCACTAAATACTTGAAGAAATCTATTAAAAAAGATGAAATCATTATTCCTGGTTCTGGAAAATATTCCATCCAACCAATTTCAATAAATGATGTTACAAAAATAATTTTTCAATCTATTGTTGATAAGAAATTTAAAAATAAAATAATAGATCTTGTTGGTCCTGAAATAATTTCATTTGAAAAATACATTCAATTATTCCTACAAAAGAAAAAAATCAAACTATGTTATGTTGATATTGAAAAAGCATACAATCTTGCAATAACTGACTCAAAATTTGATTATGGGGTAGATGATCTCAATATTCTGGTTGGAAATTTCGTTGGAGATCACGAAAAACTCAGAAATTTATCAAAAATAAATTTTCAATCAGTTAAAGAATTGTTAAAGACCGGCGCCTTGCTTTAG
- a CDS encoding DEAD/DEAH box helicase: MKDHDLKHQMNLIPESLFENFGFSNLTEIQKKASPIILKKKDCLVIAPTGSGKTECSVIPIFSLLKNSKKTGKIKALYITPLRALNRDVFRRITKYAHQSELSIEIRHGDTTQKDRKKITENPPDVLITTPETLVILLTQVKYLEALSDLEWIVIDEVHELLSSERGTQLSLSIERLEYNSKFPLTKIGLSATVGNFEEAGKFVVGTKRKCEIIRDTSVRKYDVDIKYVDGTISDVAEKIIEHVSELNLDSPILLFTNTRGESEFLASILKEKSTIPIELHHGSLSKEVREETEQNLREGKRGIVVCTSSLELGLDIGSVELVIHYGSPRQVSKLVQRIGRSRHNRNASAKGLIITNNSDDEYEAQAILQRIQEGSIEEQKIHDGSLDVLAHHLVGLAMQIGEISIEKAFDLITQAYPFRNLKLEELVGVLDLLDSNYLIFFDRTKMTFWKKGRSFKYYFENLSTIPDILKFKVFDSVGKKIIGSLDQRFVGDYGDSGNIFVLKGSQWRILNVDEKSFTVNVEPFRGGGITVPYWEGENIPIDYKTARKVGNFRSKVRSGLLQLTNKTIEKLNFNEISDENTIVIESNRSQGSIVLHSCFGTKINSTLSTLLSSMLSSMLGSVVDSRSDGYRIVLSSRSRISEKLFLEVLKDDYDLFSMVSASLAGTHNVNWRTWCVAKKFGIVGRGAVYERKSARFLYERYSKTALVQEALRELFHDKYDLKNTDKILKEIREDQIHVKWLEVDQFSKLAEPILDHTSKYYSSPANLDKGILDLVKARLEKTKHRLICARCGKWERVVETNEVKNILICPYCKGRQITTTFYSDYDLSKIIRKKHEGKKLTSEEKHKADRAWKVSSLVENFGKTAIIVMSGYGVGADTAARILRNMVDEEHLFKQIYEAERQYVVTRGFWDS; encoded by the coding sequence ATGAAAGATCACGATCTAAAACACCAGATGAATCTGATTCCTGAATCTCTGTTTGAGAATTTTGGTTTTTCCAATCTAACTGAAATTCAAAAAAAGGCTTCTCCTATAATTCTGAAAAAAAAAGATTGCTTAGTTATTGCCCCTACTGGTTCTGGAAAGACAGAATGCTCTGTCATTCCAATTTTCTCTTTATTAAAAAATTCCAAAAAAACAGGAAAAATAAAAGCTCTCTACATTACTCCTTTGCGTGCATTAAATCGAGATGTTTTTCGAAGAATTACAAAATATGCGCATCAAAGTGAATTGAGTATTGAAATCAGACATGGTGACACAACACAAAAAGATAGAAAAAAAATTACTGAAAATCCTCCTGATGTTCTAATTACAACTCCTGAAACTTTGGTTATTCTTTTAACTCAAGTCAAATATCTTGAGGCACTATCTGATTTAGAATGGATTGTAATTGATGAGGTACATGAATTATTGTCTAGTGAACGAGGCACTCAACTCTCTCTAAGTATTGAGCGATTGGAATATAATTCCAAATTCCCACTTACAAAAATAGGCTTATCTGCTACTGTTGGGAATTTTGAGGAAGCAGGAAAATTTGTTGTAGGTACCAAAAGAAAATGTGAAATAATTAGAGATACTTCTGTAAGAAAATATGATGTAGACATAAAATATGTAGATGGAACAATTTCTGATGTTGCAGAAAAAATCATTGAACATGTGTCTGAATTAAATTTAGATTCTCCTATTCTCTTATTTACAAACACCAGAGGAGAATCTGAGTTTCTAGCCTCAATACTTAAAGAAAAATCTACTATTCCAATTGAGTTGCATCATGGTTCTCTTTCAAAAGAAGTCAGAGAAGAGACTGAACAAAATTTACGTGAAGGAAAACGAGGAATTGTTGTTTGTACTTCTTCTCTTGAATTAGGGTTGGATATTGGTTCTGTTGAATTAGTTATTCATTATGGCTCGCCTCGACAAGTGTCTAAATTGGTTCAAAGAATAGGTAGAAGCAGACATAATCGTAATGCCTCTGCTAAAGGATTAATCATTACAAATAACTCTGATGATGAATACGAAGCGCAAGCAATACTTCAAAGAATTCAAGAGGGTTCTATTGAGGAGCAAAAAATTCATGATGGTTCACTTGACGTTCTGGCTCATCATCTTGTTGGGCTTGCAATGCAAATTGGAGAAATTTCAATTGAAAAAGCATTTGATTTGATTACTCAAGCTTATCCATTTAGAAATCTAAAATTAGAAGAACTTGTAGGTGTTCTAGATTTACTTGATTCAAATTATTTGATATTTTTTGATAGAACAAAGATGACTTTTTGGAAGAAAGGTCGTTCTTTCAAATATTATTTTGAAAATCTTTCTACCATCCCCGACATTCTCAAATTCAAAGTGTTTGATAGTGTAGGGAAAAAAATCATCGGAAGTTTAGATCAGAGATTTGTAGGTGATTATGGTGATTCTGGAAATATTTTTGTTCTAAAAGGCTCACAATGGAGAATTCTAAATGTTGATGAGAAATCATTTACTGTAAATGTTGAGCCGTTTAGAGGTGGAGGAATTACTGTTCCATATTGGGAAGGTGAAAATATTCCTATTGATTATAAGACTGCTAGAAAAGTGGGTAATTTTAGAAGTAAAGTGCGTTCAGGCTTACTTCAATTAACAAACAAAACAATTGAAAAATTAAATTTTAATGAAATTTCTGATGAGAATACCATAGTGATTGAATCAAATAGATCTCAAGGATCAATTGTGCTTCACTCTTGTTTTGGTACAAAAATTAATTCTACACTTTCTACATTGCTCTCTTCTATGTTGTCTTCCATGTTGGGTTCTGTTGTAGATTCACGTTCTGATGGTTATCGTATAGTGCTATCTTCACGTTCAAGAATATCTGAAAAATTATTTCTAGAAGTTTTAAAAGATGATTATGACTTATTTTCTATGGTTAGTGCATCTCTTGCCGGTACCCATAATGTTAATTGGAGAACTTGGTGTGTTGCAAAAAAGTTTGGTATTGTAGGACGTGGCGCAGTTTATGAAAGAAAATCTGCACGATTTTTGTATGAAAGATATTCAAAAACTGCACTTGTTCAAGAAGCATTACGTGAATTATTCCATGATAAATATGATCTCAAAAATACTGATAAAATTTTAAAAGAAATTCGTGAAGATCAAATTCATGTAAAATGGTTAGAAGTTGATCAATTTTCAAAATTGGCAGAGCCTATCTTAGATCATACGTCAAAATACTATTCTTCTCCTGCAAATCTTGATAAAGGAATTTTAGATCTTGTAAAAGCTAGACTCGAAAAAACAAAACATCGTTTAATTTGTGCTAGATGTGGAAAATGGGAACGTGTTGTTGAAACAAACGAAGTAAAGAATATCTTAATTTGTCCATATTGTAAAGGACGACAAATTACTACAACATTTTACTCTGACTATGATCTCTCAAAAATTATTAGAAAAAAACATGAGGGTAAAAAATTGACTAGTGAGGAAAAACATAAGGCAGATCGTGCCTGGAAGGTGTCTTCTTTAGTAGAGAATTTTGGTAAAACTGCTATTATTGTCATGTCCGGTTATGGTGTGGGTGCAGACACTGCTGCAAGAATTCTTCGGAATATGGTTGATGAAGAACACTTATTCAAACAGATCTATGAGGCAGAAAGGCAGTATGTAGTTACTAGAGGTTTTTGGGATTCTTAA